GCCGGCGTCCACGTCGTCGTCGGCACCTCGGGCTGGGACCACGGCGTCCTGGACGACCTCGAGGGCGACGGCAAGGTCCTCGTGGCGCCGAACTTCGCGATCGGCGCCGTGCTGATGATGCGCTTCGCCGCGGAGGCCTCCAAGCACCTGGCCAAGGCCGAGATCGTCGAGCTCCACCACGACCAGAAGCTCGACAGGCCCAGCGGGACCGCGGCGCAGACCGCGCGGCTCATGGAGGGGGAGGTGCCGATCCACTCCGTGCGCCTGCCCGGCCTCGTCGCCCACCAGGAGGTGATCTTCGGCGACCTCGGCCAGACGCTGACGATCCGCCACGACTCGATCTCGCGCGACTCCTTCATGCCGGGCGTCCTGCTGGCGGTCCGCCGGGTCGGCGGCCTGGAGCGCTCGCCGGTCGTCGGGCTCGAGCACGTCCTCTTCGACGGCGCGTGATCCGCGAGGGCCGTCCGGAGGACGCGCGGCCGCTGGCCGAGCTGGTGGGCCGCGCGCACCTGCACGCGGTCGGCCGCCCGGCCGACGAGGGCGTCGACGAGCTCGAGGAGCTGTGGGCGGCTCGGCTGGGCGGCGGGGCGCGCGTCTGGGTGTGGGACCAGAACGACGTGGTCTCCGGGGTGGTGGCGCTCGCGGGCCG
The DNA window shown above is from Conexibacter sp. SYSU D00693 and carries:
- a CDS encoding 4-hydroxy-tetrahydrodipicolinate reductase; the encoded protein is MSDGPIRVGVAGAAGKMGTAISAAVEGADDLELTARIDPALGVALEDVLGDLDVVVDVTRPDVAAGNVVACVRAGVHVVVGTSGWDHGVLDDLEGDGKVLVAPNFAIGAVLMMRFAAEASKHLAKAEIVELHHDQKLDRPSGTAAQTARLMEGEVPIHSVRLPGLVAHQEVIFGDLGQTLTIRHDSISRDSFMPGVLLAVRRVGGLERSPVVGLEHVLFDGA
- a CDS encoding GNAT family N-acetyltransferase, which codes for MIREGRPEDARPLAELVGRAHLHAVGRPADEGVDELEELWAARLGGGARVWVWDQNDVVSGVVALAGRDVVSLCVDPTAQGAGVGAALHELVLTELGEGEARLMAPAESDQSRVFLGERGWREEPEGSGTYVR